The Osmerus eperlanus chromosome 15, fOsmEpe2.1, whole genome shotgun sequence genome includes a window with the following:
- the LOC134035315 gene encoding patched domain-containing protein 3-like isoform X2, with the protein MPNHCVEKPFSIGYKKFGRFVGLHPWWFFIGPLVLSTALGSGFYFLEDREANDIEDQFTPTNGPAKLERRFVQDNFPLNNSVFSNQRLYTDGIYASFIVVSKAPHIFTDAAIQEILSLDKKVKEINISNGHEQLTFEAVCARKYDKCIPNKILDIVNHYGSKIEETELTFPFFRFGFTHIFLGYSVGGLSLSSSVIKSAKAIRLLYFLKEGNRSSTDLWLNEFLRIFPSNVSLKFIKVTHSTSLSRQVEFEANTKDVIPLFSITYVIAIAFSILSCLRFDCVRNKVWVATFGVFSAGLAVLSAFGMMLHIGVPFVMTVANSPFLILGIGVDDMFILISCWQQTNVHDRVEDRLADTYKEAAISITITTLTDVLAFYIGLMTPFRSVQSFCLYTSTSILFCYIYSITFFGAFLVLNGRRENGNKHWLTCKEVPGDCPIGRSKWYGLCCVGGDYDPQTGSEEVQPMNHFFKKYYGPFLTRSGTKVCVILLYAVYLIISVYGCFQIQEGIDLRNLAADDSYVVKYYDDEKAYFSEYGPNIMVVVRGEFPYWDEKNRSDLEMCVEDFKNLSFIEKDIFTSWLKSYKHYGYHTNLNLSVEHVFKRNLGSFLKFYSDFKQDVNFTNNSIHASRFFIQTVNISTAIDEMNMLNNLRDTAKRCHVPLLVYHPAFIYHDQYAVIVSNTIQNIGVTTSVMLLISLLLIPNPLCCLWVTFSIASVIAGVTGFMALWDVHLDTISMIILVVCIGFSVDFSAHISYAFVSSNKPSANEKAVEALFHLGYPILQGAVSTILGVVVLSASKNYIFRTFFKIMFLVIFFGLFHGIMFIPVFLTFFDICSGSSSKVSTQEKTAAENQDTGNFRPKNKQEKPIEQDKTIYDNCSFTPDNHQICETQSCPSVWTLNVNTHQTLSGQMCMISTVPMFTVDSETYKVQMYAAGNSTELSVNWNQNTECGLMVNNQTIPQESNIPELSCSDSESNCLNSLRCP; encoded by the exons ATGCCCAACC ACTGCGTTGAGAAGCCTTTCTCCATTGGATATAAGAAGTTCGGCCGGTTCGTTGGATTGCACCCATGGTGGTTCTTCATCGGACCTCTTGTCCTGTCCACTGCACTTGGATCTGGATTTTACTTCCTCGAGGACCGGGAGGCCAATGACATTGAGGACCAATTTACGCCAACTAACGGACCTGCAAAACTTGAGAGGCGTTTTGTGCAAGATAACTTTCCATTGAACAATTCTGTGTTTTCTAACCAGAGACTGTATACAGATGGAATTTATGCGTCCTTCATAGTGGTTTCTAAAGCTCCCCACATTTTCACAGACGCCGCTATTCAAGAAATACTAAGTTTAGACAAGAAAGTCAAAGAAATTAATATTTCTAATGGTCATGAACAGCTTACATTTGAAGCAGTATGTGCCAGGAAATACGATAAATGTATCCCAAATAAGATCCTAGACATTGTAAATCATTATGGGAGCAAAATTGAGGAGACTGAACTCACATTTCCCTTTTTCCGCTTTGGTTTTACACATATTTTTCTGGGATATTCTGTTGGTGGACTCAGTTTAAGCTCGTCAGTTATAAAAAGCGCTAAAGCAATAAGGCTTTTGTATTTTCTTAAAGAAGGTAACCGCTCTTCAACCGACTTGTGGCTAAACGAGTTCCTCAGGATTTTCCCCTCAAACGTTTCACTGAAATTCATCAAG GTTACACACTCTACATCCCTGTCCAGGCAGGTGGAATTTGAGGCCAACACAAAGGATGTTATTCCTCTATTTTCCATTACATATGTCATCGCTATAGCTTTTTCCATCCTATCCTGCTTAAG GTTTGATTGTGTGAGGAACAAAGTATGGGTGGCCACCTTCGGGGTGTTCTCTGCAGGTTTGGCTGTCCTGTCCGCCTTCGGGATGATGCTTCACATCGGAGTACCCTTTGTAATGACAGTGGCAAACTCACCCTTCTTGATATTGG GTATTGGCGTTGATGACATGTTCATTCTCATATCCTGCTGGCAGCAGACCAATGTCCATGACAGGGTGGAAGACCGTCTTGCAGACACCTATAAAGAAGCGGCCATTTCTATCACCATCACCACTCTGACCGACGTGTTGGCTTTCTACATCGGACTCATGACGCCCTTCCGCTCTGTGCAGTCTTTCTGTCTGTACACCAGTACATCTATTCTGTTCTGCTACATCTACAGCATCACCTTCTTCGGAGCCTTCCTGGTTCTCAACGGAAGGCGAGAAAACGGCAACAAACATTGGCTGACCTGCAAGGAAGTTCCAGGGGATTGTCCCATCGGTCGCTCCAAATGGTACGGCTTGTGCTGTGTGGGAGGAGACTATGACCCCCAAACAGGCAGCGAGGAAGTGCAGCCTATGAATCACTTCTTTAAGAAGTACTACGGCCCTTTTCTCACCAGGTCTGGGaccaaggtgtgtgtgatcctgCTGTATGCCGTTTATCTGATCATTAGTGTTTATGGATGCTTCCAGATACAGGAGGGAATTGATCTTCGAAATCTGGCTGCCGATGATTCGTACGTGGTGAAGTATTATGATGATGAAAAAGCATATTTCTCTGAATACGGTCCAAATATTATGGTTGTTGTACGGGGGGAATTTCCCTACTGGGATGAGAAGAACAGGTCTGATCTTGAAATGTGTGTGGAGGACTTTAAAAACCTGTCCTTCATCGAGAAAGATATCTTCACATCCTGGCTTAAATCCTATAAACACTACGGATACCACACCAATCTCAATCTAAGCGTTgaacatgtttttaaaagaaatcTGGGGTCTTTTCTCAAATTCTATTCTGATTTTAAGCAAGACGTAAACTTCACCAACAATTCAATTCATGCTTCTCGTTTCTTCATCCAGACAGTTAATATTTCGACTGCTATCGATGAAATGAACATGTTAAACAACCTACGGGACACTGCCAAAAGATGTCATGTTCCTTTACTGGTGTACCATCCTGCTTTTATTTACCATGATCAATATGCTGTCATAGTAAGTAACACCATCCAAAACATCGGAGTAACCACTTCTGTCATGTTGCTGATCTCTCTTCTACTCATACCAAACCCTCTGTGCTGCCTCTGGGTGACGTTCTCTATTGCCTCGGTCATAGCGGGCGTCACTGGTTTCATGGCTCTCTGGGATGTCCATTTAGATACCATATCGATGATCATCCTGGTCGTTTGCATTGGATTCTCTGTGGACTTCTCCGCGCACATCTCCTACGCCTTCGTTTCAAGCAATAAGCCGAGTGCCAATGAGAAGGCTGTGGAAGCTCTTTTTCATCTGGGTTACCCCATTCTCCAGGGTGCTGTGTCCACCAtcctgggggtggtggtgttgtcCGCCTCCAAAAACTACATattcagaacattcttcaaGATTATGTTTCTGGTCATCTTTTTTGGTTTGTTTCACGGCATCATGTTCATCCCTGTGTTTTTGACCTTCTTTGACATCTGTAGTGGGAGTTCAAGCAAGGTGAGCACCCAGGAGAAAACAGCGGCTGAAAATCAAGACACTGGAAACTTCCGGCCCAAAAACAAACAAGAGAAACCTATCGAGCAAGACAAGACAATCTACGATAATTGCTCGTTCACGCCAGACAACCACCAGATCTGTGAAACGCAGAGTTGCCCCTCGGTGTGGACTCTAAATGTCAACACACATCAGACTCTAAGTGGTCAGATGTGCATGATTAGTACGGTCCCCATGTTCACCGTTGACAGCGAGACTTACAAAGTTCAGATGTACGCTGCCGGTAATAGCACTGAACTCTCCGTCAACTGGAACCAAAACACTGAATGTGGTTTGATGGTGAACAACCAGACAATACCGCAAGAGAGTAACATCCCAGAACTCAGTTGCTCTGATTCTGAATCTAATTGCTTGAATTCCCTGAGATGTCCGTGA
- the LOC134035315 gene encoding patched domain-containing protein 3-like isoform X1, with amino-acid sequence MPVNMAGCRTDCVEKPFSIGYKKFGRFVGLHPWWFFIGPLVLSTALGSGFYFLEDREANDIEDQFTPTNGPAKLERRFVQDNFPLNNSVFSNQRLYTDGIYASFIVVSKAPHIFTDAAIQEILSLDKKVKEINISNGHEQLTFEAVCARKYDKCIPNKILDIVNHYGSKIEETELTFPFFRFGFTHIFLGYSVGGLSLSSSVIKSAKAIRLLYFLKEGNRSSTDLWLNEFLRIFPSNVSLKFIKVTHSTSLSRQVEFEANTKDVIPLFSITYVIAIAFSILSCLRFDCVRNKVWVATFGVFSAGLAVLSAFGMMLHIGVPFVMTVANSPFLILGIGVDDMFILISCWQQTNVHDRVEDRLADTYKEAAISITITTLTDVLAFYIGLMTPFRSVQSFCLYTSTSILFCYIYSITFFGAFLVLNGRRENGNKHWLTCKEVPGDCPIGRSKWYGLCCVGGDYDPQTGSEEVQPMNHFFKKYYGPFLTRSGTKVCVILLYAVYLIISVYGCFQIQEGIDLRNLAADDSYVVKYYDDEKAYFSEYGPNIMVVVRGEFPYWDEKNRSDLEMCVEDFKNLSFIEKDIFTSWLKSYKHYGYHTNLNLSVEHVFKRNLGSFLKFYSDFKQDVNFTNNSIHASRFFIQTVNISTAIDEMNMLNNLRDTAKRCHVPLLVYHPAFIYHDQYAVIVSNTIQNIGVTTSVMLLISLLLIPNPLCCLWVTFSIASVIAGVTGFMALWDVHLDTISMIILVVCIGFSVDFSAHISYAFVSSNKPSANEKAVEALFHLGYPILQGAVSTILGVVVLSASKNYIFRTFFKIMFLVIFFGLFHGIMFIPVFLTFFDICSGSSSKVSTQEKTAAENQDTGNFRPKNKQEKPIEQDKTIYDNCSFTPDNHQICETQSCPSVWTLNVNTHQTLSGQMCMISTVPMFTVDSETYKVQMYAAGNSTELSVNWNQNTECGLMVNNQTIPQESNIPELSCSDSESNCLNSLRCP; translated from the exons ATGCCGGTGAATATGGCTGGATGCCGCACAGACTGCGTTGAGAAGCCTTTCTCCATTGGATATAAGAAGTTCGGCCGGTTCGTTGGATTGCACCCATGGTGGTTCTTCATCGGACCTCTTGTCCTGTCCACTGCACTTGGATCTGGATTTTACTTCCTCGAGGACCGGGAGGCCAATGACATTGAGGACCAATTTACGCCAACTAACGGACCTGCAAAACTTGAGAGGCGTTTTGTGCAAGATAACTTTCCATTGAACAATTCTGTGTTTTCTAACCAGAGACTGTATACAGATGGAATTTATGCGTCCTTCATAGTGGTTTCTAAAGCTCCCCACATTTTCACAGACGCCGCTATTCAAGAAATACTAAGTTTAGACAAGAAAGTCAAAGAAATTAATATTTCTAATGGTCATGAACAGCTTACATTTGAAGCAGTATGTGCCAGGAAATACGATAAATGTATCCCAAATAAGATCCTAGACATTGTAAATCATTATGGGAGCAAAATTGAGGAGACTGAACTCACATTTCCCTTTTTCCGCTTTGGTTTTACACATATTTTTCTGGGATATTCTGTTGGTGGACTCAGTTTAAGCTCGTCAGTTATAAAAAGCGCTAAAGCAATAAGGCTTTTGTATTTTCTTAAAGAAGGTAACCGCTCTTCAACCGACTTGTGGCTAAACGAGTTCCTCAGGATTTTCCCCTCAAACGTTTCACTGAAATTCATCAAG GTTACACACTCTACATCCCTGTCCAGGCAGGTGGAATTTGAGGCCAACACAAAGGATGTTATTCCTCTATTTTCCATTACATATGTCATCGCTATAGCTTTTTCCATCCTATCCTGCTTAAG GTTTGATTGTGTGAGGAACAAAGTATGGGTGGCCACCTTCGGGGTGTTCTCTGCAGGTTTGGCTGTCCTGTCCGCCTTCGGGATGATGCTTCACATCGGAGTACCCTTTGTAATGACAGTGGCAAACTCACCCTTCTTGATATTGG GTATTGGCGTTGATGACATGTTCATTCTCATATCCTGCTGGCAGCAGACCAATGTCCATGACAGGGTGGAAGACCGTCTTGCAGACACCTATAAAGAAGCGGCCATTTCTATCACCATCACCACTCTGACCGACGTGTTGGCTTTCTACATCGGACTCATGACGCCCTTCCGCTCTGTGCAGTCTTTCTGTCTGTACACCAGTACATCTATTCTGTTCTGCTACATCTACAGCATCACCTTCTTCGGAGCCTTCCTGGTTCTCAACGGAAGGCGAGAAAACGGCAACAAACATTGGCTGACCTGCAAGGAAGTTCCAGGGGATTGTCCCATCGGTCGCTCCAAATGGTACGGCTTGTGCTGTGTGGGAGGAGACTATGACCCCCAAACAGGCAGCGAGGAAGTGCAGCCTATGAATCACTTCTTTAAGAAGTACTACGGCCCTTTTCTCACCAGGTCTGGGaccaaggtgtgtgtgatcctgCTGTATGCCGTTTATCTGATCATTAGTGTTTATGGATGCTTCCAGATACAGGAGGGAATTGATCTTCGAAATCTGGCTGCCGATGATTCGTACGTGGTGAAGTATTATGATGATGAAAAAGCATATTTCTCTGAATACGGTCCAAATATTATGGTTGTTGTACGGGGGGAATTTCCCTACTGGGATGAGAAGAACAGGTCTGATCTTGAAATGTGTGTGGAGGACTTTAAAAACCTGTCCTTCATCGAGAAAGATATCTTCACATCCTGGCTTAAATCCTATAAACACTACGGATACCACACCAATCTCAATCTAAGCGTTgaacatgtttttaaaagaaatcTGGGGTCTTTTCTCAAATTCTATTCTGATTTTAAGCAAGACGTAAACTTCACCAACAATTCAATTCATGCTTCTCGTTTCTTCATCCAGACAGTTAATATTTCGACTGCTATCGATGAAATGAACATGTTAAACAACCTACGGGACACTGCCAAAAGATGTCATGTTCCTTTACTGGTGTACCATCCTGCTTTTATTTACCATGATCAATATGCTGTCATAGTAAGTAACACCATCCAAAACATCGGAGTAACCACTTCTGTCATGTTGCTGATCTCTCTTCTACTCATACCAAACCCTCTGTGCTGCCTCTGGGTGACGTTCTCTATTGCCTCGGTCATAGCGGGCGTCACTGGTTTCATGGCTCTCTGGGATGTCCATTTAGATACCATATCGATGATCATCCTGGTCGTTTGCATTGGATTCTCTGTGGACTTCTCCGCGCACATCTCCTACGCCTTCGTTTCAAGCAATAAGCCGAGTGCCAATGAGAAGGCTGTGGAAGCTCTTTTTCATCTGGGTTACCCCATTCTCCAGGGTGCTGTGTCCACCAtcctgggggtggtggtgttgtcCGCCTCCAAAAACTACATattcagaacattcttcaaGATTATGTTTCTGGTCATCTTTTTTGGTTTGTTTCACGGCATCATGTTCATCCCTGTGTTTTTGACCTTCTTTGACATCTGTAGTGGGAGTTCAAGCAAGGTGAGCACCCAGGAGAAAACAGCGGCTGAAAATCAAGACACTGGAAACTTCCGGCCCAAAAACAAACAAGAGAAACCTATCGAGCAAGACAAGACAATCTACGATAATTGCTCGTTCACGCCAGACAACCACCAGATCTGTGAAACGCAGAGTTGCCCCTCGGTGTGGACTCTAAATGTCAACACACATCAGACTCTAAGTGGTCAGATGTGCATGATTAGTACGGTCCCCATGTTCACCGTTGACAGCGAGACTTACAAAGTTCAGATGTACGCTGCCGGTAATAGCACTGAACTCTCCGTCAACTGGAACCAAAACACTGAATGTGGTTTGATGGTGAACAACCAGACAATACCGCAAGAGAGTAACATCCCAGAACTCAGTTGCTCTGATTCTGAATCTAATTGCTTGAATTCCCTGAGATGTCCGTGA